ATGTAAAGTGCTCATTTAAATTAATCATCTAACTCATCATCCTGTTTTGCGCGAGACACATAGTCTTTCACTTCTTTATTCATTTGATTATATTCATTCGTAAAACGCATAGGTTTACTGATAATCCGCATTGGCATGGTGGCTAAAAACTTACTGAAATCTTGTCTTGCTTCTTCAGTTAAGCGACCAGGTTTAGAAACTAAACGCTCATATAAATAATGATAGAAATGATTCATTGCATCAATATCGATGCTCATTTGGTTATGACATTCCTCGCATTCAATACTCGAAATGATTTCATTCATATATTGAATATCGTGAAGTGTCTCTTTTTGGCAATGCATACAAAAAAGCATTGCTTCTTCATCGTGAAATAACATAGGTTTCCACCTCCATGTTCTATTATAAACGATTTAAAAGAAAAATCATGCTTATCTGTGTAGAAATCATTAGGAAAGTTGAAAAACTTTAAGGAAATAAAAAAATAATAAAGAAAATCTTGCTATAGTTCCAATAAACCTATAGAATATTTACATATGATTCTTAGAAGAACAAATGTAAAGGAGTGAGCAGATGAACCAAACAGGGATCAAGACTCAATCAACTGACGGAATAGATAATATAGAAGCGTTAAAAAAAATGTGGGAAATCCGTATTTTTGAAGAAATGATTCAAGAGCTTTTTGACGCTGGAGAACTTTATGGAACAATGCACCTTTGTATTGGACAAGAAGCCACAGCTGTCGGTGGAGCAGGGATTTTAAAACAAAGTGACTGGATTGTTTCCACACATAGAAACCATGGGCATTGTATTGCCAAAGGAACAAGCATTAGAAGTATGTTTGCTGAAATGCTTGGAAAGAAAACTGGGACAAATGAAGGCAAAGGTGGTAGTATGCACATTGCTGATTTAGATGTAGGTAATTTGGGGTCTAATGGCATTGTTGGCGCTGGTTTCCCTATTGCTGCTGGTGCAGCTATGAGCGCACAAATGCAAGGGTCAGATCAAGTTGTCTTATGCTATGCAGGGGATGGAGCTACGAACGAAGGAAGTTTTCACGAGGCGTTGAATTTAGCATCTATTTGGCAGTTGCCTGTTGTTTATTTTATAGAAAACAACCAATATGGCATGAGCAGTTCGATTCAACAGATGGTCAATATTGACAAACTTTCAGATCGAGCAACAAGTTACGGTATTGATGGCGTGACAATTGATGGAAATGATCTAAGTGCAGTGACACAAGCCGTGTCTCAGGCTGTAGCCAAAGCTAGAAGTGGTGAGGGACCAACCTTGATTGAAGCGTTGACCTATCGTCATAAAGGTCATTCTAAATCAGATAAGTTGATGTATCGATCAGAAGAAGAATGCCGTCAATGGCAAGAACATAATGATCCGATTTTACGTTTGGAAAACGAATTGATTAAAAATGGAACGTTGCAAGAAAGTGATATTAGGCATCTAGAATTGACTATTCGAAAAGAGTTATCGGATATCGTTGAGTCAGTAAAAATGGATGATGAGCCAATTGGGGAAGATTTATGGACTCATGTTTATGCGGAGGATGAAAAATGAGAACAATCACTTATTTACAAGCAATCAATGAAGCGCTTGATGAAGCCTTAGCGCAAGATAAACGTGTTTTTTTGTTAGGAGAAGACATTGGCGTTTATGGCGGAGGCTTTGGCGCTACTCAAGGACTTCAAGAAAAATATGGTCAAGAACGTGTTCGGGATACTCCGATATCTGAAAGTGCAATTGCAGGCGCAGCTGTAGGCGCTGCAATGACTGGGATGCGTCCAGTCATGGAACTTCAATTTTCGGATTTTATTACTGTGGCAATGGATCAGTTGGTTAATCAAGCAGCAAAAATTCATTACATGTATAGTGGAAAAGCGAATGTTCCTTTGGTAATGAGGACAGCGGCAGGAGCCGGTACAGGAGCAGCAGCTCAACATTCACAGAGCTTAGAAAATTGGATGGCTCATATACCAGGATTAAAAGTTATTCAACCCTCTAATGCCTATGATGCAAAAGGGTTGCTTCACGCCGCGGTAAAAGATAATAATCCTGTTATGTTTTATGAACATAAACTATTATACAAAACAAGTGGTGATGTCCCAAATGAACCCTACATGATTCCAATTGGTGTTGCTGATATCAAACATGAAGGGGAAGATGTAAGTATCATTGCAACAGGAATAATGGTGAATAAAGCATTAGAAGCCGCAGCCATTGCAAAAGAACGAGGAATTTCAGTTGAAGTAATTGATCCAAGAACATTAGTACCGTTAGATACCGAGACGATTTTACGCTCAGTTAGAAAAACGAAACGAGCAATTGTCGTGACAGAAGCTGTTAAAAATAGCGGATTTAGTGCAGAACTCACTTCTATCATCGCAGAATCTGACATTGCGATGCAATTAAAAGCACCAATTGTTCGGTTAGGCGGAGCATTTGTACCGATGCCGGCCCAAAAGATATTAGAGTCTAAGGCGATCCCGCAAGTTGAATCCATCGTCCAAGCAATAGAGGAATTAATGGTAGAGGTTAATAATGTAAAATGAAAATTAGTGAAGACCATAGAAAAATGCTGAAAATCGTCACGATGTATTATGAACAAGGCCTCACACAAGCAGTAATTGCTAAGGAGATGGGGATTTCACGTCCTGTTATTTCTAAAATTTTGCAGCAGGCGAAGGAGTCTGGCGTTGTTTCAATTTCGATCAAGGATGAATCTGCCTATGCCGTTGAACTTGGTTTGCGTTTGGAAAAAAAATACCAGCTAAATGATGTCATTGTGATCCCAGCCAATGATCAGAGTCAAGCGGAATCTTTACAACGGGAAGTCAGCCGATCCGCTGCATTTTACCTTAAAGAGCGCTTGAAAGCAGAAATGAATGTAGGGTTATCTTGGGGCACAACTCTTGCTGACATGATTGATGAAATGCCCTATTGTTCATTTCCAACGATGAATGTTTGTCCTTTGGTTGGCGGAGTATCTAGTGAGCATCTTTATTTCGATACGAATCATTTAGTCTTCCGATTAGCGGAAAAACTAAATAGTCGCTGTCAGTATTTTTATGCTCCTGCATTAGCTGAAAGTGTCCAATTAGCAGAGGTTTTAAACGAAACACAGTTAGTTGGAAAAGCAATGGATGTAGCCAAAAATGTCGATTTTGCGATTATCGGTGTGGGAAATCCTAATGAAAGTTCTACTTGGAAACGGCTTGGGTATATAGGCACAAAAGAATTGGCTATTATTAAAGAAACTGGGGTTAAGGGCGATGCAGTAGCGTCCTTATTTGACAAAAAAGGACAAACAGTGAACAATGAAATAAGTAAACGAATGCTTGGAATCAAAGCAGAAGACTTGGTTAATATACCAGATGTAATGATTATTGGCTGTGGCAAAGAAAAGGCCGAAAGTATTAAGCCATTATTGCTTGGAAAATGCTGCACCATTCTGGTTATTGATCAGACGATTGCAGAAGCATTGGTCTGATTGTACAGCTATTAATAGGCGCTAAGTATTTGAAAAAGGCGAAATAAGTCAGTGCGCTTTCACATGCTGTCTTATTTTTCTGTTTAGGCAGGATTAGCCCGGTATGTATTTATATTAAGGAGAGTGCTTTTAATGGATTTATCACAAGGAACGCCAGTATCTATTCAACTAAAAACAGTTGTGGATCAGGCGGGGGAAAAGAAAAATTTTTATTTTGATTTAGAGGGGCAAATTGTCAAAATAGGAGATACCTTATATATTCGCTACAAAGAAGAACAAGAAGAAGGCGAAGCGGTGACCGTGACAATTAAAGTTGAACCAGATGGAACCATACAATTGATTCGTGCAGGTGAAATGAGAATGCGTTTGAAGTTTGCCTACCAAGAACGTATAGAAACAAGCTATAAAACACCTTATGGTCTTTTTCAAATCAGTACATTTACCCAAAATTTGCGTTTTAGTTTGAAGGATCAACCTGTTGCAGGAAGTATTTTGGTTGATTATGATTTATACTCTCAAGCTGAAAAAATTGGGGAATATCATTTGGAACTAGAATTTACTGCGTAATTATGAAAGAATCAATTGATTTTTTCTTGATGTTTTTGTATGATAAGGAGTAGACTGTGAAAGGACGTGTACCGTTTGGAAATTAATGTATTTGACGGGTTTAACAAAGATGAATTATCCATGATCGAAGTTGCGCACGCAATTTTAGAACAACGTGAAGATGTAATGGACTTCTCTGATCTAGTAAACCAAATTCAAAATTATCTTGGAAAATCTGACAGCGAAATTCGTGACTCTTTGGCACAATTTTATACTGACTTAAATATTGATGGCAGTTTTATCTCTTTAGGAGATAACCGTTGGGGCTTGCGCTCATGGTATCCAATTGATTCTATCGACGAAGAAGTAACTCATGGTTTAGAAGATGATGAAGAAGATAAGCCACGCCGTAGAAAACGTAAGAAAGTCAATGCATTTATTATTGATGCCAATGATGAAGATGTGATCGACTACAACGATGATGATCCGGAAGATGCCGAATTGACGGATGAAGATGAAGACGACATTCTTTATGATGATGACGATGAAGAAGATGAAGAAATCAAAGCGTATAATTCAGATCTTCAAGAAATCGGCGCAGATTCTGACGATGAAGAAGAAGAACTACCAGGGATCGAAGAAGATCTTACAATCATTGACGAAGATGATGTAGATGATGACTTTGATGATGAAGATGAGTACGCAGATCCTGAAGAGGAAGAATAAAAAGTAAGCGAGGGCGTTCTTATTGCTGAGAACACTCTCGTTTTTCTTTTATTTAATCGACAAGTGCTAGATTTTTTTAACCAGTATGGAAAAATGAATCAAAATGATTGACAAATGGTCTATATCTTTGTAAACTAACACTGTTAACAAAACAAGAATAGCGTTTTCATGTGACTAGATAATACTAGGCATGGAAGAATTTCATTAAAATATGATATACTCATATTTTGACGGGATTGTTCTATGCTTTTTTGTTGTCCTGACGCAAGTTAGCGAACAATCTACTTCTGCAGAAGAGGAATGTTTATGAAAATCAAAAAGGTGCTCAATCAAAATGCGGTACTGGTCCTTGATAAAGGACAGGAAAAAGTGGCAGTTGGTAAAGGCGTGGGTTTTAATAAAAAGAAAAATGATTTGTTATCCCCACAACAGGTGGAGCGAATGTTTGTAATGGAACCTGAGGGCTTGAAAAAGCTTCAAGTTTTATTATCGCAAATTGATGAAAAATATTTTTTTGTCACAGAAGAAATCATCACACATGCTGAGACGGTTCTTGGAGAAAAACTGAATGAACATATTAATATTGGTTTGAGTGATCACATTGCATTTGCGGCAGAAAATATTCAAAATAATATTATTGTGCGCAATAAACTGTTGAATGAGATTGAGATTCTCTATAGTGAAGAATTTTCGATTGCTCAATGGGCAGTTGATTACTTGACACAAACACTTGGAATTCCATTTAGTTATGATGAAGCAGGCTATATTGCGATCCATATTCATAGTGCTCGTAGCGGCAGAACGGATAATAGTAAAAGTATTCGTGAGGTCACCATCGTTTCAGAAATTATTCATTTAATTGAGCAAGAATTAGAGATCAATATTCATGATGAGAAAATGAGTCTAAGTTATTCACGGCTGGTCAATCATTTACGTTTGTTTATTCATCGTTTTCAACAAAGTCAGTATGCAGTATTAGATGATGAGATTTTGGATATCGTAAGAAAAAAGTATGCGGAAAGTTACGAGATTTCCAAGAAAGTTCAAGTTTTGTTAATGAGAAATTTTCACTATCAAGTACCAAACGAAGAATTAGGTTATCTGGCCATTCATATTGAACGGCTGAAGATGATCAAATAAAAGACAAGGGGAGATACAAAAATGAAAGCGTATATGCAAAGAATGGGACGCTCGTTGATGCTTCCTGTAGCTGTATTGCCAGCTGCAGCGATTTTAATGGGTATTGGATACTGGATTGATCCAAACGTTATGACTGGTTTAGGAGATCCAAATTTCTTATCTGTCTTTTTAGTTAAAGCAGGTGGAGCGATTATTGATAATCTACCAATTTTATTTGCGGTAGGTTTAGCTCTAGGTATGTCTAAAGATAAAGATGGTGCAGCAGCACTTAGTGGATTGGTTGCATTCTTAGTTGTAACGACATTACTTTCAAGTGCAGCAGTTGGGGCAATGAAAGGAATTCCAGTAGAGCAAGTTGATCCGGCGTTTGCTAAAATTAGTAACGCATTTATCGGGATTTTGTCTGGTTTGATTGCAGCGGCAATGTACAATCGCTTTAGTCAAGTAAAATTACCAATGGCATTATCATTTTTTAGTGGAAAACGACTAGTACCAATTATGACAGCTTTAGCAATGCTAGTAGCTTCTGGTGTGTTATTTTTCCTTTGGCCAGTAGTTTTCTCTGGTCTAGTTACATTTGGTGAATCGATTTCTAAATTAGGTGCTGTTGGTGCTGGCTTGTATGGATTCTTTAACCGTCTATTGATCCCAACTGGTTTACACCACGCATTAAACTCAGTATTCTGGTTTGACGTTGCTGGTATCAATGATATTGGTAACTTCTTGTCTGGTTCTGGAGAAAAAGGAATCACTGGTATGTACCAAGCTGGTTTCTTCCCAATGATGATGTTTGGTTTACCAGCTGGTGCTTATGCGATTTATCGTAACGCACGCCCAGAAAAGAAAAAAGCAACTGCTTCATTAATGATTGCGGCAGCTTTTGCATCATTCTTCACAGGAATTACTGAACCATTAGAATTTTCATTTATGTTCGTTGCATGGCCTTTATATGTTTTACATGCTATTTTAACAGGGATTTCATTGTTGATTTCAGCACTTTTCCACTGGACAGCAGGTTTTGCGTTTAGTGCTGGTCTAGTCGATTTTGTATTAAGTTTACGTAACCCAATTGCAAATCAACCGTATATGTTGCTTGTTCAAGGTTTAGTGATGGCAGTTTTATACTTTGTTGTATTTGATTTCGCAATCAAAAAATTCAACTTGATGACTCCTGGTCGTGAAGAGGGTGATGGCGAAGAAACACCCGATGTTGATACGACTAGTGACAACCGTTTTGCTACTTTAGCGAACA
The DNA window shown above is from Enterococcus sp. 4G2_DIV0659 and carries:
- a CDS encoding thiamine pyrophosphate-dependent dehydrogenase E1 component subunit alpha, producing MNQTGIKTQSTDGIDNIEALKKMWEIRIFEEMIQELFDAGELYGTMHLCIGQEATAVGGAGILKQSDWIVSTHRNHGHCIAKGTSIRSMFAEMLGKKTGTNEGKGGSMHIADLDVGNLGSNGIVGAGFPIAAGAAMSAQMQGSDQVVLCYAGDGATNEGSFHEALNLASIWQLPVVYFIENNQYGMSSSIQQMVNIDKLSDRATSYGIDGVTIDGNDLSAVTQAVSQAVAKARSGEGPTLIEALTYRHKGHSKSDKLMYRSEEECRQWQEHNDPILRLENELIKNGTLQESDIRHLELTIRKELSDIVESVKMDDEPIGEDLWTHVYAEDEK
- a CDS encoding alpha-ketoacid dehydrogenase subunit beta, producing the protein MRTITYLQAINEALDEALAQDKRVFLLGEDIGVYGGGFGATQGLQEKYGQERVRDTPISESAIAGAAVGAAMTGMRPVMELQFSDFITVAMDQLVNQAAKIHYMYSGKANVPLVMRTAAGAGTGAAAQHSQSLENWMAHIPGLKVIQPSNAYDAKGLLHAAVKDNNPVMFYEHKLLYKTSGDVPNEPYMIPIGVADIKHEGEDVSIIATGIMVNKALEAAAIAKERGISVEVIDPRTLVPLDTETILRSVRKTKRAIVVTEAVKNSGFSAELTSIIAESDIAMQLKAPIVRLGGAFVPMPAQKILESKAIPQVESIVQAIEELMVEVNNVK
- a CDS encoding sugar-binding transcriptional regulator — translated: MKISEDHRKMLKIVTMYYEQGLTQAVIAKEMGISRPVISKILQQAKESGVVSISIKDESAYAVELGLRLEKKYQLNDVIVIPANDQSQAESLQREVSRSAAFYLKERLKAEMNVGLSWGTTLADMIDEMPYCSFPTMNVCPLVGGVSSEHLYFDTNHLVFRLAEKLNSRCQYFYAPALAESVQLAEVLNETQLVGKAMDVAKNVDFAIIGVGNPNESSTWKRLGYIGTKELAIIKETGVKGDAVASLFDKKGQTVNNEISKRMLGIKAEDLVNIPDVMIIGCGKEKAESIKPLLLGKCCTILVIDQTIAEALV
- a CDS encoding DUF1934 domain-containing protein, encoding MDLSQGTPVSIQLKTVVDQAGEKKNFYFDLEGQIVKIGDTLYIRYKEEQEEGEAVTVTIKVEPDGTIQLIRAGEMRMRLKFAYQERIETSYKTPYGLFQISTFTQNLRFSLKDQPVAGSILVDYDLYSQAEKIGEYHLELEFTA
- the rpoE gene encoding DNA-directed RNA polymerase subunit delta; this translates as MEINVFDGFNKDELSMIEVAHAILEQREDVMDFSDLVNQIQNYLGKSDSEIRDSLAQFYTDLNIDGSFISLGDNRWGLRSWYPIDSIDEEVTHGLEDDEEDKPRRRKRKKVNAFIIDANDEDVIDYNDDDPEDAELTDEDEDDILYDDDDEEDEEIKAYNSDLQEIGADSDDEEEELPGIEEDLTIIDEDDVDDDFDDEDEYADPEEEE
- a CDS encoding PRD domain-containing protein; this translates as MKIKKVLNQNAVLVLDKGQEKVAVGKGVGFNKKKNDLLSPQQVERMFVMEPEGLKKLQVLLSQIDEKYFFVTEEIITHAETVLGEKLNEHINIGLSDHIAFAAENIQNNIIVRNKLLNEIEILYSEEFSIAQWAVDYLTQTLGIPFSYDEAGYIAIHIHSARSGRTDNSKSIREVTIVSEIIHLIEQELEINIHDEKMSLSYSRLVNHLRLFIHRFQQSQYAVLDDEILDIVRKKYAESYEISKKVQVLLMRNFHYQVPNEELGYLAIHIERLKMIK
- the nagE gene encoding N-acetylglucosamine-specific PTS transporter subunit IIBC is translated as MKAYMQRMGRSLMLPVAVLPAAAILMGIGYWIDPNVMTGLGDPNFLSVFLVKAGGAIIDNLPILFAVGLALGMSKDKDGAAALSGLVAFLVVTTLLSSAAVGAMKGIPVEQVDPAFAKISNAFIGILSGLIAAAMYNRFSQVKLPMALSFFSGKRLVPIMTALAMLVASGVLFFLWPVVFSGLVTFGESISKLGAVGAGLYGFFNRLLIPTGLHHALNSVFWFDVAGINDIGNFLSGSGEKGITGMYQAGFFPMMMFGLPAGAYAIYRNARPEKKKATASLMIAAAFASFFTGITEPLEFSFMFVAWPLYVLHAILTGISLLISALFHWTAGFAFSAGLVDFVLSLRNPIANQPYMLLVQGLVMAVLYFVVFDFAIKKFNLMTPGREEGDGEETPDVDTTSDNRFATLANKIYQGLGADANVTSIDNCTTRLRLTVKDTGKVDQAKIKAAGVPGVKVIDDTNIQVIVGTEVQFVADEMNKIRNGAAPVTSGEPVKKPEVKTEAPKATAKETELYSVANGKVVPISEVQDDVFSAKMMGDGFAVIPTDGEVSTPVSGKITSIFPTKHALGIQTDSGIEVLLHMGLDTVELKGAPFTLHVEEGQVLKQGDKVATIDLAALEAAGKKSDLIVVFTNQDVVESYDLTKGNQTVSANESIGKVTVK